From the Nitrobacter hamburgensis X14 genome, one window contains:
- the gatB gene encoding Asp-tRNA(Asn)/Glu-tRNA(Gln) amidotransferase subunit GatB has protein sequence MNAPVKPSNLIKGATGDWEMVIGLEVHAQVTSNAKLFSGASTAFGGEPNSHVSLVDAAMPGMLPVINEECVRQAVRTGLGLNAQINLRSVFDRKNYFYPDLPQGYQISQYKSPIVGEGEIVVDLADGASIAVGIERLHLEQDAGKSLHDQHADMSAIDLNRSGVALMEIVSKPDLRSSEQAKAYVTKLRTILRYLGTCDGDMEKGSLRADVNVSVRRPGAALGTRCEIKNVNSIRFIGQAIEHEARRQIGILEDGGSIDQETRLFDPDKGETRAMRSKEEAHDYRYFPDPDLLPLEFSQGFVEALKADLPELPDQKKTRFIGDFGLTPYDAAVLVGEHESANFYEAVLAGLANGRRDGKLAANWVINELFGRLNKESRGIAASPVSASQLAAIVDLIGEETISGKIAKDLFEIVWTEGGDPRTLVEARGMKQVTDMGAIEKAVDDIVAANPDKAAQVRAKPQMIGWFVGQVMKASGGKANPQAVNDLLKTKLGL, from the coding sequence ATGAACGCACCTGTCAAACCGTCGAACCTGATCAAGGGCGCCACCGGCGACTGGGAAATGGTGATCGGGCTTGAAGTCCACGCCCAGGTCACGTCCAACGCAAAGCTGTTTTCGGGCGCCTCGACCGCCTTCGGCGGCGAGCCCAACAGCCACGTCTCGCTGGTCGATGCGGCGATGCCCGGCATGCTGCCGGTCATCAACGAGGAATGCGTCCGACAGGCGGTGCGCACCGGACTGGGGCTGAACGCGCAAATCAACCTGCGCTCGGTGTTCGACCGCAAGAACTATTTCTATCCCGACCTGCCGCAGGGCTATCAGATCAGCCAGTACAAGTCGCCGATCGTCGGCGAGGGCGAGATCGTGGTCGATCTGGCCGACGGCGCGAGCATCGCGGTCGGGATCGAGCGGCTGCACCTCGAACAGGACGCTGGCAAATCGCTGCACGACCAGCACGCCGACATGAGCGCGATCGATCTGAACCGCTCCGGCGTGGCGCTGATGGAAATCGTCTCCAAGCCCGATCTGCGATCGTCGGAACAGGCCAAGGCCTACGTGACGAAACTGCGGACGATCCTGCGTTATCTCGGCACCTGCGACGGCGACATGGAGAAGGGCAGCCTGCGCGCCGACGTCAACGTTTCGGTGCGCCGGCCCGGCGCGGCTCTCGGTACCCGCTGCGAGATCAAGAACGTCAATTCCATCCGCTTCATCGGTCAGGCGATCGAACATGAGGCGCGGCGTCAGATCGGCATTCTCGAGGACGGCGGCAGCATCGATCAGGAAACCCGCTTGTTCGATCCGGACAAAGGCGAGACCCGCGCGATGCGCTCCAAGGAAGAGGCGCACGACTACCGCTATTTTCCAGACCCCGACCTGCTGCCGCTGGAATTCTCGCAAGGTTTCGTCGAGGCGCTGAAGGCCGACCTGCCGGAATTGCCTGACCAGAAGAAGACTCGCTTTATCGGTGACTTCGGCCTGACGCCATATGATGCGGCCGTGCTGGTCGGCGAGCATGAGAGCGCCAACTTCTACGAGGCGGTGCTGGCAGGGCTTGCGAACGGGCGCCGCGACGGAAAGCTCGCCGCCAACTGGGTGATCAACGAACTGTTCGGACGGCTCAACAAGGAGAGCCGGGGCATCGCTGCGTCGCCGGTATCGGCGTCCCAGCTCGCCGCGATCGTCGACCTGATCGGCGAGGAAACCATCTCCGGCAAGATCGCCAAGGATCTGTTCGAGATCGTCTGGACCGAGGGCGGCGACCCGCGAACGTTGGTCGAAGCGCGCGGAATGAAGCAGGTCACCGACATGGGCGCGATCGAGAAGGCGGTCGACGACATCGTCGCCGCCAACCCGGACAAGGCCGCGCAGGTCCGCGCCAAGCCGCAGATGATCGGCTGGTTCGTTGGTCAGGTGATGAAGGCGTCCGGCGGCAAGGCCAACCCGCAAGCCGTGAACGATCTGCTCAAGACCAAGCTCGGTCTGTAA
- a CDS encoding IS110 family transposase produces the protein MQDYREAFVGIDVAKLKNAVAVADGGRNGEIRYFGEVESSDASMRRAIQRIASRFDHVYFCYEAGPTGYGLYRLIRSLGYDCLVVAPSLIPRKPGDRVKTNRRDSLSLARLLRAGELTAVWVPDEGHEAMRDLVRARAAAVETLRVHRQQISAFMLKHGRIYPRKKGWTMRYLRWLQEQKFEHPAHQIALQEMVEAVRISKERVERLERVIEEFVPEWSLAPVVRALQTLRGVDLIVAVTFTTEVGDVRRFESPRQLMGYLGLVPGERSTGETVRQSGITKAGNGRVRHMLVESAWTYRHPPRVGKVKLYRLEQAPQAVREIAWKAQSRLTARYRMLIGRGKRTTVVCTAIARELVGFMWAVAREAQPRLQ, from the coding sequence GTGCAGGATTATAGAGAAGCTTTTGTCGGGATCGATGTTGCCAAACTGAAGAATGCGGTCGCGGTTGCAGACGGCGGCCGAAACGGAGAGATCCGTTATTTCGGTGAAGTCGAGTCATCGGACGCGAGTATGCGCCGGGCGATCCAGCGAATCGCCTCAAGATTTGACCACGTATATTTTTGTTATGAGGCTGGTCCCACCGGTTATGGCCTATATCGGTTGATCCGTTCGCTCGGTTACGACTGCTTAGTGGTCGCCCCGTCGTTAATCCCAAGGAAGCCGGGCGATCGGGTGAAGACAAACCGGCGGGACTCGCTATCGCTCGCCCGGCTGTTGAGGGCCGGCGAGCTGACGGCGGTATGGGTTCCGGACGAGGGTCATGAGGCCATGCGGGATCTTGTGCGCGCTCGTGCGGCCGCCGTCGAGACATTACGCGTGCATCGGCAGCAGATCAGCGCTTTCATGCTCAAGCATGGCCGTATCTATCCCCGCAAGAAGGGCTGGACGATGCGCTACCTGCGCTGGCTGCAGGAACAGAAGTTTGAACATCCCGCCCATCAGATCGCTCTCCAGGAAATGGTTGAGGCGGTCCGCATCTCGAAAGAACGAGTGGAAAGACTGGAAAGGGTGATCGAGGAGTTTGTGCCCGAGTGGTCTCTCGCGCCGGTCGTCCGGGCGTTGCAGACATTGCGCGGCGTAGATCTGATCGTCGCCGTGACATTCACCACCGAAGTCGGCGATGTACGTCGGTTTGAGAGCCCTCGTCAATTAATGGGCTATCTCGGTCTCGTTCCCGGAGAACGATCAACCGGAGAGACAGTCAGACAGAGCGGCATTACCAAGGCCGGAAACGGCCGCGTTCGGCACATGCTTGTCGAAAGTGCATGGACCTATCGGCATCCGCCCCGCGTCGGCAAGGTGAAACTTTACCGGCTTGAGCAAGCGCCGCAAGCGGTGCGCGAGATCGCATGGAAAGCGCAGAGCCGATTGACCGCACGTTACCGGATGTTGATCGGACGGGGCAAGCGGACGACGGTAGTCTGCACGGCGATCGCTCGCGAATTGGTCGGCTTCATGTGGGCCGTTGCAAGGGAGGCGCAGCCGAGGTTGCAATAG
- a CDS encoding patatin-like phospholipase family protein — MRDTSIRTLRRHARSAFPIIGLCALLLGCASIQNAPVNQPGSSADLAGQLHESSEERAATDDDLVGLSFSGGGTRAAAFSFGVLEEMAQTSVRGGGASMLDRIDFISGVSGGSVTAAYYGLRRRAALTDFREKFLLRNAEEGLQTDLNLATLGKAFAGGINDSTGLPRWLDANLFHGATFADLRMTARPRVWINASDIYNRTPFVFGVTAFGAMCSDLASYPLANAVAASAAVPVAFAPVVIQTFPGRCKDPLPAWIVKARDNRNAPPMLSAFAKAVSRYHDGEIPYIKLLDGGLVDNYGLSGFTIALLSASKPYEPLSPQRAVKLRRGLFLVVDAKTGVAGNWINAVEGPSGVDLVKAAANTAIDASVGAGYTAFERTMNDWQATLIRWRCGLSAADRARYGARPGWNCRDLKLLVGRIGFDQLDPARAARLEAVPTRFHLPPQQVDDVIAAGRDALRASPAFRAFTGSM; from the coding sequence GTGAGGGACACCTCGATTCGGACGCTGCGACGCCACGCACGTTCGGCATTTCCCATCATCGGATTGTGCGCGCTGCTGCTTGGCTGCGCGTCGATCCAGAACGCGCCGGTCAACCAGCCGGGCAGCAGTGCCGATCTCGCGGGCCAGCTTCACGAGTCCTCCGAGGAGCGGGCTGCTACCGACGACGATCTGGTCGGGTTGTCGTTCTCGGGCGGCGGCACGCGGGCCGCGGCCTTTTCCTTCGGCGTGTTGGAAGAAATGGCGCAGACGTCGGTGCGCGGCGGCGGCGCGTCGATGCTCGATCGGATCGATTTCATTTCCGGAGTGTCCGGAGGATCGGTGACGGCCGCGTATTACGGGTTGCGCAGGCGCGCGGCGCTGACCGACTTCCGCGAGAAATTCCTGCTGCGCAATGCCGAGGAGGGACTTCAGACCGACCTCAACCTCGCGACGCTCGGCAAGGCGTTCGCCGGCGGCATCAATGATTCCACCGGCCTGCCGCGCTGGCTCGACGCCAACCTGTTTCATGGCGCAACCTTCGCCGATCTTCGGATGACGGCGCGCCCGCGGGTGTGGATCAACGCCTCCGACATCTACAATCGCACGCCCTTTGTTTTCGGTGTGACCGCGTTCGGCGCGATGTGCAGCGACCTCGCCTCCTATCCGCTGGCGAATGCGGTAGCGGCGTCGGCGGCGGTGCCCGTTGCGTTTGCGCCAGTGGTGATCCAGACCTTTCCGGGCCGGTGCAAGGATCCGCTGCCGGCCTGGATCGTGAAGGCGCGCGACAATCGCAATGCGCCGCCGATGCTGAGCGCGTTTGCGAAAGCGGTCAGCCGCTATCACGACGGCGAAATCCCCTACATCAAACTGCTCGACGGCGGCCTGGTCGACAACTACGGCTTGTCCGGGTTCACCATCGCGCTGCTGTCGGCGAGCAAGCCCTATGAGCCGCTGTCGCCGCAGCGTGCCGTCAAACTACGGCGCGGACTGTTTCTGGTGGTCGATGCCAAGACCGGCGTTGCGGGCAACTGGATCAATGCCGTGGAAGGCCCAAGTGGCGTCGATCTGGTCAAGGCGGCGGCAAATACCGCGATCGATGCCAGCGTCGGCGCAGGCTACACCGCGTTCGAGCGTACTATGAACGATTGGCAGGCTACGCTGATCCGCTGGCGCTGCGGCCTGTCGGCGGCGGACCGCGCCCGTTACGGCGCGCGTCCGGGTTGGAATTGCCGCGATCTGAAACTGCTGGTGGGGAGGATCGGTTTCGATCAGCTCGATCCCGCGCGCGCCGCCAGATTGGAGGCGGTTCCGACCCGCTTCCATCTGCCGCCGCAGCAGGTGGACGACGTGATCGCCGCCGGGCGCGATGCATTGCGGGCGAGCCCTGCGTTCCGCGCGTTCACCGGCAGCATGTAA
- the gatA gene encoding Asp-tRNA(Asn)/Glu-tRNA(Gln) amidotransferase subunit GatA: protein MTDLTSLTLAEARDGLANKSFTALELTDAHLEAIERARVLNAYVLETPAQARAMAREADVRIAKGEGGPLNGLPLGVKDLFATEGTRTTACSQILDDFKPPYESTVTSQLWRDGAVMLGKLNNDEFAMGSSNETSRFGPVVNPWRRQGSDAKLVPGGSSGGSASAVAAGLCLGATATDTGGSIRQPAAFTGTVGIKPTYGRCSRWGIVAFASSLDQAGPIARTVRDAAILMHSMAGHDPKDTTSVDRPVPDYEAAVGKSVKGMKIGIPKEYRLDGMPAEIEKLWTQGAGWLKSAGAELVEVSLPHTKYALPAYYIVAPAEASSNLARYDGVRYGARVEGRNIVEMYENTRAKGFGAEVRRRIMIGTYVLSAGYYDAYYLRAQKVRTLIKKDFEDCYAAGIDAILTPATPSAAFGIGEKAGADPIEMYLNDIFTVTANMAGLPGIAVPAGRDAQGLPLGLQLVGRPFDEETLLSLGEVIEQAAGRFTPERWW, encoded by the coding sequence ATGACGGACCTGACCTCGCTTACGCTGGCCGAGGCCCGTGACGGTCTTGCGAACAAATCGTTCACGGCGCTTGAACTGACCGACGCTCATCTCGAGGCGATCGAGCGGGCGCGTGTGTTGAACGCCTATGTGCTGGAGACGCCGGCGCAGGCGAGGGCGATGGCGCGCGAGGCCGACGTGCGGATTGCCAAAGGCGAGGGCGGGCCGCTCAACGGTCTTCCGCTCGGCGTCAAGGATCTGTTTGCGACGGAAGGCACGCGGACCACGGCGTGTTCGCAAATTCTCGACGATTTCAAGCCGCCGTATGAATCCACCGTGACGTCGCAGCTCTGGCGCGACGGCGCCGTGATGCTCGGCAAGCTCAACAACGACGAATTCGCGATGGGCTCTTCGAACGAGACCTCACGTTTCGGTCCGGTGGTCAATCCGTGGCGGCGGCAGGGCTCCGACGCGAAGCTGGTCCCCGGTGGTTCGTCGGGCGGGTCGGCCTCGGCGGTGGCGGCCGGACTGTGTCTCGGCGCAACCGCGACCGACACCGGCGGCTCGATCCGCCAGCCCGCAGCCTTCACCGGCACGGTCGGCATCAAGCCGACCTACGGACGCTGCTCGCGCTGGGGCATCGTCGCGTTTGCGTCGTCGCTCGATCAGGCCGGGCCGATCGCGCGCACCGTGCGCGACGCCGCGATCCTGATGCACTCGATGGCCGGCCACGACCCGAAGGATACGACTTCGGTCGATCGCCCGGTGCCCGATTATGAAGCCGCGGTCGGCAAATCCGTGAAGGGAATGAAGATCGGAATCCCGAAGGAATATCGGCTCGACGGGATGCCTGCTGAAATCGAGAAGCTGTGGACCCAGGGCGCCGGCTGGCTGAAGTCCGCCGGCGCCGAACTGGTCGAGGTGTCGCTGCCGCACACGAAATACGCGCTGCCTGCTTACTACATCGTCGCGCCGGCCGAGGCGTCGTCCAACCTCGCGCGTTACGACGGCGTCCGTTACGGCGCCCGCGTCGAAGGCCGTAACATTGTCGAAATGTATGAGAATACGCGTGCGAAGGGCTTTGGCGCGGAAGTCCGCCGTCGTATCATGATCGGCACCTATGTTTTGTCCGCAGGCTACTACGACGCCTATTATCTTCGTGCGCAAAAGGTTCGCACCTTGATCAAGAAGGATTTCGAGGATTGCTATGCGGCGGGTATCGACGCGATCCTGACCCCCGCGACGCCGTCCGCCGCCTTCGGCATCGGCGAGAAAGCCGGCGCCGATCCGATCGAGATGTATCTCAACGACATCTTCACGGTGACCGCGAACATGGCGGGCCTGCCGGGCATCGCCGTGCCCGCGGGCAGGGATGCGCAAGGGTTGCCGCTTGGATTGCAACTGGTCGGCCGCCCGTTCGACGAGGAGACGCTGCTTTCGCTCGGGGAGGTGATCGAGCAGGCCGCGGGACGCTTTACGCCGGAGCGCTGGTGGTGA
- the gatC gene encoding Asp-tRNA(Asn)/Glu-tRNA(Gln) amidotransferase subunit GatC, producing the protein MTVDAATVRRIAHLARIAVDDAEVPHLQGELNAILAFVEQLQEVNVDGVEPMTSVMPMEMKKRADVVNDGGIADKIVGNAPVTDDHFFLVPKVVE; encoded by the coding sequence ATGACTGTCGATGCCGCTACTGTCCGCCGCATCGCGCATCTCGCGCGCATTGCGGTCGATGACGCCGAGGTTCCCCATCTGCAGGGCGAACTGAATGCGATCCTTGCATTCGTCGAGCAGTTGCAGGAAGTGAACGTCGATGGTGTCGAACCGATGACATCGGTGATGCCGATGGAGATGAAAAAGCGGGCCGACGTGGTCAATGACGGCGGCATCGCCGATAAGATCGTCGGCAACGCGCCGGTGACGGATGACCATTTCTTTCTGGTGCCGAAGGTCGTCGAATAA
- a CDS encoding NAD(P)H-dependent flavin oxidoreductase: protein MWPDRRLIDLFGIEFPIVQAPMAGIMDAELVIGAAEGGALGSLPCAMLSPDKAREQVGIIRQRVKAPINMNFFSHRPVAADPQREAGWRTRLAAYYKELGLDPNAPLNAANRAPFDAAMCEVVEDLKPEVVSFHFGLPDKALLDRVKTTGAVVVGCATIVREAVWLEENGVDAIIAQGAEAGGHRSMFLTDNIAAQPGLFALVPQMADAVRVPIIAAGGVGDGRGIAAAFALGAAGVQIGTAYLRCPESKASVLGRAALAGAGDESTVITNVMTGRAARGIANRAMREVGPVSPDAPAFPHAASAFAPLKAAAEKQGKVDFTNLWAGQAVRLGREMPAADLTRALAGDALKRLSAL from the coding sequence ATGTGGCCCGATCGCAGACTCATTGATCTCTTTGGCATCGAATTTCCCATCGTTCAGGCGCCGATGGCCGGGATCATGGATGCAGAGCTGGTCATCGGTGCAGCCGAAGGCGGCGCCTTGGGGTCGCTGCCGTGCGCGATGCTGTCGCCGGACAAGGCTAGAGAGCAGGTCGGCATCATCCGGCAGCGGGTCAAGGCGCCGATCAACATGAACTTCTTCTCCCATCGCCCGGTCGCGGCCGATCCGCAGCGTGAGGCCGGGTGGCGGACCCGGCTTGCCGCTTATTATAAAGAGTTGGGCCTCGATCCGAACGCGCCGCTCAATGCCGCTAACCGCGCCCCGTTTGATGCCGCGATGTGCGAAGTTGTCGAGGACCTTAAGCCCGAGGTGGTCAGCTTCCACTTTGGGCTGCCCGACAAGGCGTTGCTCGATCGGGTCAAGACGACCGGTGCGGTCGTGGTCGGCTGCGCCACCATCGTGCGCGAGGCGGTTTGGCTCGAGGAAAACGGCGTCGATGCCATCATCGCGCAGGGTGCGGAGGCGGGTGGTCACCGCAGCATGTTCCTGACCGACAATATCGCCGCGCAGCCGGGTCTGTTCGCACTCGTGCCGCAAATGGCGGACGCGGTACGCGTGCCGATCATCGCGGCGGGGGGTGTCGGCGATGGCCGCGGCATCGCGGCTGCGTTCGCACTCGGCGCGGCCGGCGTGCAGATCGGCACTGCCTATCTGCGGTGTCCCGAATCGAAAGCATCGGTGCTGGGTCGTGCCGCGCTCGCCGGCGCGGGCGACGAGTCGACCGTTATCACCAATGTCATGACCGGGCGCGCGGCGCGCGGAATTGCCAACCGGGCGATGCGCGAAGTGGGGCCGGTCTCGCCGGATGCACCGGCATTTCCGCACGCGGCCAGCGCCTTCGCGCCGCTCAAGGCGGCTGCCGAGAAACAGGGCAAGGTCGATTTCACCAACCTCTGGGCTGGGCAGGCGGTCCGGCTCGGCCGCGAGATGCCGGCGGCGGACCTGACCCGCGCGCTGGCGGGAGACGCGTTGAAACGGCTGAGCGCGCTGTAG
- the ruvX gene encoding Holliday junction resolvase RuvX has product MPASVLPLIEAAAHWPERGALVGLDLGTKTIGVAVSDPDRRLATGVETLQRKTFTADAARLLAIAGERNAAGFVLGLPINMDGSEGPRAQSTRAFARNLARLTDLAIGLWDERLSTVAVERELIGMDMSRAKRAKVIDEHAAIFILQGALDRLAVLRRTSKAN; this is encoded by the coding sequence ATGCCCGCATCAGTCCTCCCGTTGATCGAAGCCGCCGCGCACTGGCCTGAACGCGGCGCCCTCGTCGGACTCGATCTCGGCACCAAGACCATCGGTGTCGCGGTGTCCGATCCGGATCGCCGCCTCGCCACCGGCGTCGAGACGCTTCAGCGCAAGACGTTTACGGCAGATGCCGCGCGGCTGCTCGCCATCGCGGGCGAACGCAATGCGGCAGGTTTCGTTCTTGGACTGCCGATCAACATGGACGGCAGCGAAGGACCGCGCGCGCAATCGACCCGTGCCTTTGCTCGCAATCTGGCAAGACTCACCGATCTCGCCATCGGGCTGTGGGACGAGCGGCTATCGACGGTCGCCGTCGAGCGCGAGCTGATCGGCATGGACATGAGCCGCGCAAAGCGCGCCAAGGTCATCGACGAGCACGCCGCGATCTTCATCCTGCAGGGCGCACTCGACCGGCTTGCGGTGCTGCGGCGGACCTCAAAGGCGAACTGA
- a CDS encoding CPBP family intramembrane glutamic endopeptidase, translated as MSTPESHPLGPLPLPPSPRPPQVWKFIGTSLWGIAVFAAMFAGQLSVLVYLLITDRAPFSFDSVRELAGGGLTISLSVVMGLPAALLALWIAIWLSRVPFADYLALRRTSWRHLLLGIVALVVLVMGWEGVSFTLGHESSAGFMVDVLKSARAEGALWLLVISFCVVAPITEEFLTRGFLYRGWSESFLRPAGAIVLSSLVWTAMHLQYDWFFFGEIFSIGLLFGYLRYRSGSIWLTVILHGLNNLAATLQTLWLAGQS; from the coding sequence ATGAGCACACCTGAAAGTCATCCTTTGGGGCCGCTGCCGCTGCCTCCTTCACCGCGCCCGCCGCAGGTCTGGAAATTCATCGGCACCAGCCTGTGGGGCATCGCGGTATTTGCCGCGATGTTTGCAGGGCAACTTTCGGTTCTCGTCTATTTACTGATCACCGATCGCGCGCCGTTCAGTTTCGATTCTGTCAGGGAATTGGCCGGAGGCGGCCTGACGATCTCGCTGTCGGTGGTCATGGGACTGCCGGCGGCCTTGCTCGCGCTCTGGATCGCGATCTGGCTGTCGCGGGTGCCGTTCGCCGATTATCTCGCGCTGCGCCGGACCTCGTGGCGGCATCTGCTGCTCGGCATCGTCGCTCTGGTCGTGCTCGTCATGGGATGGGAAGGCGTATCCTTTACGTTAGGGCACGAAAGCTCGGCGGGGTTCATGGTGGACGTGCTAAAGTCGGCGCGGGCCGAGGGCGCGCTGTGGCTGCTGGTCATCTCGTTCTGCGTGGTGGCGCCGATCACCGAGGAATTCCTGACGCGCGGCTTCCTGTATCGCGGGTGGTCGGAGTCGTTCCTGCGGCCCGCCGGCGCGATCGTGCTGTCGTCGCTGGTGTGGACCGCGATGCACCTGCAATACGACTGGTTCTTCTTCGGCGAGATATTCTCGATCGGACTGCTGTTCGGCTACCTGCGCTACCGCAGCGGCTCTATCTGGCTGACCGTGATCCTGCACGGCCTCAACAATCTCGCGGCGACGCTGCAAACACTGTGGCTTGCCGGCCAGTCATGA
- a CDS encoding isovaleryl-CoA dehydrogenase, with product MTQPAFKTHEVFNQSPPLEDVDLFALDAPLAEAVAANGGKAASGELSEFGRHWGSAAMASRGRLANENPPKLRLFDACGNRRDEVEFHPAYHELMAHSAHAGLHNSTWTADGKPAGGAAEVVRAARFYMAAQVETGHLCPITMTRASVAALATGPQVLAKAMPLIATRSYDPSFAPWSTKRGMTLGMGMTEKQGGTDVRANQTRAERDGGAYRITGHKWFMSAPMCDAFLVLAQADGGLTCFFMPRFQPDGSVNEIHFQRLKDKLGNRSNASSEVEFTGAYAERVGEEGKGIRTIIQMVQLTRQDCAIASVGLMRSGLAHALHHTRYRSVFQKHLADQPLMQAVLADMALHVEASVALVMRLCRAFDEASTDAKAAAWMRLLTPAVKYWTCKSAPGFLYEAMECLGGNGYVEESILARHYREAPVNAIWEGSGNVMCLDVLRALAHEAEAAVAVLEDLVADTRGLPGAAESVAFLARTFRRPDGEHVARQAVETLAQLAAAAALNRTAPDQAALFAATRLGGTHGRMYGTAELSLDDSRRLLERALP from the coding sequence ATGACGCAACCCGCGTTTAAGACGCACGAGGTGTTCAACCAGTCGCCGCCGTTAGAGGACGTCGATCTGTTCGCGCTGGACGCTCCGCTGGCGGAGGCGGTGGCTGCGAACGGCGGCAAGGCTGCGTCGGGCGAACTGTCTGAATTCGGCAGGCACTGGGGATCGGCGGCGATGGCGTCGCGCGGCCGTCTCGCCAACGAAAATCCGCCAAAGCTGCGGTTGTTCGATGCGTGCGGCAACCGGCGCGACGAGGTCGAATTCCATCCGGCCTATCATGAACTGATGGCGCATAGCGCCCATGCTGGCCTCCACAATTCCACATGGACCGCCGACGGCAAACCCGCGGGCGGTGCGGCGGAGGTCGTTCGCGCGGCAAGATTCTACATGGCCGCGCAGGTCGAGACCGGACACCTCTGTCCCATCACCATGACACGCGCGTCGGTGGCGGCACTTGCCACCGGGCCGCAGGTGCTTGCGAAGGCGATGCCGCTCATCGCGACCCGCAGCTACGATCCGTCGTTCGCGCCGTGGTCGACCAAGCGCGGCATGACGCTCGGCATGGGCATGACCGAGAAGCAGGGCGGCACCGATGTGCGCGCCAACCAGACCCGCGCCGAGCGCGACGGCGGCGCGTATCGCATCACAGGCCACAAATGGTTCATGTCGGCGCCGATGTGCGATGCGTTTCTCGTGCTGGCGCAGGCCGACGGTGGCCTGACGTGCTTCTTCATGCCGCGTTTCCAGCCGGACGGGTCGGTGAATGAAATCCATTTCCAGCGCCTGAAGGACAAGCTCGGCAATCGTTCCAACGCGTCGTCCGAGGTGGAGTTCACCGGCGCTTATGCCGAACGCGTCGGCGAGGAAGGCAAGGGCATCCGCACTATCATCCAGATGGTGCAGTTGACACGTCAGGACTGCGCTATCGCCTCGGTCGGCCTGATGCGCTCGGGGCTGGCGCACGCGCTGCATCACACGCGTTACCGCAGCGTGTTCCAGAAACATCTCGCCGACCAGCCGCTGATGCAGGCGGTGCTTGCCGACATGGCGCTGCATGTCGAGGCCTCCGTCGCGCTGGTGATGCGGCTGTGTCGCGCTTTCGACGAAGCATCGACGGATGCGAAGGCGGCAGCGTGGATGCGGCTTTTGACGCCGGCGGTGAAATACTGGACCTGCAAGAGCGCGCCGGGCTTCTTGTATGAAGCGATGGAGTGCCTCGGCGGCAACGGCTATGTCGAGGAGAGCATTCTGGCGCGGCATTATCGCGAGGCGCCGGTCAACGCGATCTGGGAAGGCTCGGGCAACGTGATGTGCCTCGATGTATTGCGCGCGCTGGCGCACGAGGCGGAGGCGGCCGTGGCCGTGCTCGAGGATTTGGTGGCGGACACCAGAGGCTTGCCCGGTGCGGCGGAATCGGTGGCGTTTCTCGCCAGGACCTTCCGCCGGCCCGACGGCGAGCACGTGGCGCGGCAGGCGGTGGAGACGCTGGCGCAACTGGCCGCCGCCGCGGCGCTCAACCGGACCGCGCCGGATCAGGCGGCGCTGTTTGCGGCGACGCGGCTCGGCGGCACGCACGGGCGCATGTACGGCACAGCCGAACTGTCTCTCGATGACAGCCGGCGGCTGCTTGAGCGGGCGCTGCCGTGA